DNA sequence from the Acidothermus cellulolyticus 11B genome:
TTCCGTCGATGAGCTCGCTTCGACCGAGGGTGACGTTCACCGTGCGGTCGTGCTCAGCCTGCAGGGCTTTGCGGACGCCGGAACACTCGAGGGAATGCTTCCCCACCAAGACCCTGGGCCGGAGGATGTTCTCCTCAACCGCGAGCGGGTGAATTACCTGCTCGATGCGGTCGCCGCACTCCCGCCGCGGTTGCGGACGGTTGTCGAAGGCTACTTCTTCCAGGAGCGGCCGATGGCCGAGCTCGCTGAGGAACTCGGGGTAACCGAATCGCGAATCTCTCAGATGCGGGCGGAGGCGCTGAGCTTGCTCCGGGACGGCATGACCGCAATGTTGGCTCCGGAACAGTTGCCCGAAGAGCCGCGGCCCGACGGCTGCGTGGCCCGACGGAAGGCCGCGTACTACGCCGCGATCGCCGCCAGTTCTGATTTCCGGACACGGATCAGCGCCCGACACGTCCGCGTGGATCTCACCGAACGGAGGGCGTCCGCCTAACCGCACGGCGTTCGGTCGGCTGCGGGACCGCGGGTCGGCTATAGGACCGCCGGTCGGCTGCAGAATCGCGGGACAACCGCCGAGCCGCCGGTTGGTTGCGGGATCCCGGGGACAACCGCAGAGCCACCGTCGGCCGCCGAGTCGCCGGTCGGCCGTTCCCCTGTGCCCGGCCGCCTCGCCGGACGCCAACCCCTTCACTGGCGTCCACCCAACACCGTCGGCCATGCGGCACTTATGGCGGGCGACGTCACGCCGTCGACAGGACAGCGAACCCTACCGCCCAAGGACGGCGAATGCTGCCGCGCGTCCGTTGGTCTAGTCCAATCTCTTGACAGGACTGGACCTCTCGTCGCACCCTGGTCGCTGCGGGGGAGTGTGTTCCGGCGACGCTCGCCGGCACGTGGACGGGTGACGACGCCCACCTGCGTTTCCAGCAGTGCGAGTGCACAGCGTGCGTCGTCATCCGAGGTGTAAGGAGTTGCCGTGCAACGCGCCAAAGCTGCAACGATCGCCGCACTGACCTCCGGCCTGGTCCTGTCGGGTGTAACCGTCGCCGCCACCGCGCCGTCGGCTTCGGCCGCGACCCTCGCCCAAGCGTGGTATGCCCAGGCTCCCTACGTCATGCCGCTGGACAATAGCCCGCCCGACCTGGCCACCGTCATGGCCGCGACAAATGAAAAGGCGTTCATGCTGGCCTTCATTCTGGCCAACGGCAGTTCCTGTAGTCCAGCCTGGGACGGCACGAACCCGGTATCCTCTGACACGACCGTCGCGAATGTCATCAACCAGGTCCGATCGCTTGGTGGCGATGTGTCCGTCTCCATCGGCGGTTATGCAGGTACAAAACTCGGGCAGGTCTGCAGTTCACCACAGGCAACCGCCGCAGCCTATCAAGCGGTCATCGATAAATACGCTCTCAAGGCGATCGACTTTGACCTGGAGGAGCCGGAGTACGAGAACCTCACCGCCGTCAGTAACGAGGTCGGGGCGGCACAAATTCTTCAGCGCAACAATCCCGGCTTGTACATCTCCATCACCTTGCCCGGGACTGCATCCGGAACGGGCTACTTCGGCCAGAACGTGTTGAACACCGCAAAGGGTCTTGGCTTTACACCAAACAACTATTCCATCATGCCTTTCGACGGCGGCTTCAATGGAGCTGCGAGTCAGCAGAGCGCTCTTCAGCAGTTCCATACCATCCTCATGAACACGTTTGGCTGGGATTCGGCTACCGCCTGGGCGCATGAAGGCATCTCACAGATGAATGGTCGATCTGACACCGGCGAATACTTCTACCAGGCTGATTTTCAGTCAAACCTCGACTTCGCCCGTTCAGTCGGGTTGGGACGTTACACATTCTGGTCCGTCAATCGAGACCGGCAGTGCCCGGGCGGCGCAACAAGTACGACGTCCGGCACCTGCAGCAGCGTCGTCCAAAATGACTGGGATTTCACGAAGTTTGACGTACAGTTCGCCGGCAGTAACCCCCCTACCACAAATCCGTCTCCGTCTCCGTCGTCGTTGCCGGTGTGTGCGCCGGCGTATGACAACAGCACGGTGTATGTGGGGGGGAATGTGGTGAGTTATAACGGGCACAATTGGACGGCGAAGTGGTGGACGCAGGGGGAGCCGCCGAGCACGGGCGGGTCGGGGGTCTGGCAGGACAATGGTCCGTGCGCGACCACCAGCCCAAGCCCGTCGCCAAGCCCGAGCCCGTCTCCGTCCCCGTCGCCGTCCCCAAGCCCGTCGCCGAGCGGGTCGCCGTCCCCGAGCCCGTCCCCGTCCCCGTCCCCGTCCCCGTCCCCGTCCCCGTCCCCGTCGCCGTCGCCGTCTCCGTCGCCGTCTCCGAGTCCGTCGCCGTCGGCGGGGTTGGTGGTGAATGGGGGGTTTGAGACCGGTGATGTGTCGGGGTGGAGTTGTCAGGCGCCGGATGCGGTGGTCGGATCGCCGGTGCATTCCGGCCGGTATGCGTTGGCGGGGGTGCCGACGGGTTCGACGACCGGCCAGTGCACCCAGACGGTGAGCGTGGCCCCGAATACCACCTACACGGTGTCGGCGTGGGTGAACGGGTCGTATGTGTACCTGGGGGCTAATGGGGCCAGTGGGGATGTCAACACCTGGACCCCGGGCACCGGTGGCGCCTACCAGCAGTTGACCATCCGGGTCACCACCGGGCCCACCCAGACCACCATGACCGTCTACATCCACGGCTGGTACGCCCAACCCACCTACTACGCCGACGACATCACCCTCACCTAAACCCCGGCGCACACCGCAGAAAACACCGACACCACCAACCCCTCACCTAACCCCACAACACGGGGGGTGGGCGCCACGCCACCCACCCCCCACAACCACACCACCCGATGCCGGCGCCGCGAAGCCCGCGGCGTCGGCATCGTCGGTCGATTCCGTACCAGACGCTCGCGGCGCCGGCATCGTCAGTAAATCCAGTACCAGTTGATGAAGAGCAAGGAGAACATTCCAAGACCAGTTGCGGAGACTGCGACAATCGGCGTCCATGACCGGATACGGCGGGAAAATTCCGCGATGCCCCAGAAGATTGGCGCGATGACGAGGACGAACCGCATCATGGACATGAAAGGGCGACCCGGAAACTCCATACACAGCGGTGCGATGAGACTAGCGCCCGTATATATCCCATACGTCAGCGCGGTCCGGCGTATCACCCATACCGCGGAGGCGACTGCCACGGCGACGACAAGAAGGTCGAGGAAGTGATAGCCGCCCGGATAGATGCCGACCCACTGTATACCGTCGCGTACACCGTCCCATAGCGTGATCCACGGCCATTGCGCATTCCGGTCCCAGCCGCCTTCGGATCGAAACGGCAATAGAGGCTGTCCTGCTCGCTGCCACCACCACGCGAGATATGCGATGACGCCGGACACCGACACGGCGGCCACACCGAGACACCGCATGATGCCGCGGATGGCGTCCCTCCCGGCCGGTCGCGCGGAAACGCACTGCCTCAGGCATTCGAACACCACGGCAAGCGCCAGGACAACGCCCATGCTCCGGACGGCGGTACCGAAACCGGCTGCCACACTCGCGACAAGCCATCGTGACCGGCGTGCTGCGTACAGCGCTACCGCAACCGCCAAGAGGAACAGCGATTCCGAGTACGGCGCGAAAAAGAAGAAGGCCGACGGAAATATCGCGAGGAGTACGACGGTGCGCTTCGCCAGATCGACATCGAATTCATCCTGCGTCCAACGGTAAATGACTGCCAGCGCTGCGAGATATGCGAGATTCGACACCACGTACGCCGCCAGGAGAATGTGCCCTCCGGTCAGAAATGCGACGGCCCGGATCGCCGCCGGATACCCGGGAAAGAATGCGGCACTATGGTCCTCAACGGCATATCCGTGCGCGGCAATGCGCAGATACCACAACGCATCCCACCGCTCCCATGCGGTGAACATAATTCCCAGGCCGTGTGTCACGGGAGGCGTAGCCCAATCGGGCACGTCCGCGGGCTGGTTGGGAGGAATGACGGCCGCCGCGGGAATCGCGAGTAGAAAGAGGCCGACGCGGACAGCGATAAAGACCCGGACGACGTAGGAGACGGCATCCCGCCACACCCCGGGCACGCGTTCCCGGCGCGCCGCGCCGAGCGAGTACCGGCGCATCAATCCGTGAGCCATGGTGAGGTCCCGCTCCGTCGCAACTGTCAGCGGGCCAAGCCTACCGACGGAACGCGGGAATCGACGCCAGCCCCGGATCGGCGGCCGGCAGACGGACGCCGTCCGTGCCTTGGACCCGCGCCGCGCGCACCGCCGTGCCATCGCGTCAACGCGCCGGACCGCGAACCGGCGCCGTCCGCGGCGGAGTGCCGTGCCGTCCAGCTGCCGAGCGCCACGGTCCAGAGCATGCGCCGCGGAGTGCCGCGCCGTCGCCTTCGCCCAGGCCGACACGCACGAAGGCGGCGCGCCCGAACGCTTTGGCTGGACCCCTAGCCTGCCGACGTACTCGATGAGCACCCTGCACCACGACCACTCGGAGGATCATGCTGGTCCCTCCACTTGTCACCGGCGGACCGGTCACGGTCCGCCTCGTTCATCGCGACGGCCGCGAGTTCGCCACCCGCGTCGAGAGTGTTTCGCCGCGCGTGGTGGTTGTTGCTGCGCCACCGGGAGCCAACGCGGCTCTCATCGCCAGCGGCACCCGCGAGATCGACCTGTCATGGCTCTCACCCCGCGGCCGGTACGAACAACGGTGTGAGCTCGAACACAGCGCGGGAACCTCGCGGCAGTGGCGGCTCCGGCCGCTCCGGCCTGCCGTGCTAGTGCAACGACGCCGCTATATCCGCGTCCGCGCGGCCGTCCCCGTCGTCATAGAGGTCTCCGGCGAATCGCTGCCGGCGACGACGGTCGACGTGTCGGAGGGCGGCTTCCGCGTCCGGATCCCGCCGCGCGATATTGCCGAACTGGAGCGTGCCACAGTGCACGCCACTATCGCGGGCCAGCCGGTGGAATTGCCCGGATACTTTCTGCGCCGCACCTTGCGCGGTCCAACCGACGCCGAAGCTGTCATCGTCTTTGAAACGCTCGGCGTTCACGCGGAAACGCTGCGTCGCTGGATCCTTCAGCTGCAATTACGCAGCCGGGCGGCGCGCTCCAGCTAGCTCCCGCGCTGTCGGCGGTGGGGTCGTCGTCAACGGCCTTGCGCACGGTACGCCGGCCACGGAGTCGGCGCGGCGCCGCCGATTTGCCGGGAGAATTCGCCCAGGAACCAGTGCCGGTAGTGAACGAGCTCCGGAGGGGTGGCGAGGGTGAGCAAATGCTGGCCTTGACGGCAGTACTCATCCGCCTCGTCAAGCAGTTCGCCCAGATGAACGGCCGCGTCGGCGACATCGGCCGGAACTCGATAATGGACGTCGATTTCGGCCGCCCCGGAGACGCGCGCTTCGTCAAGGAGCCGATCCTGTTCACGGGTGAAACCAACGTAACGCCCCGTCAGCTCGTCAATCAGATCAATCAGCCGCTTCGGCAGGGCCCTGACACCATCGTGTTCACCGAGTTGTTCGGCGATGAGATACATCTCGCGCAGGAGTTCGGCGGAATGTTCTCCCGCCTGCGCATGCAAGAGCACCGGTATGCGCAGCAATTGGACGTCGTGCAACGGTTCGGTCACGCCGCCCGTACCACGCGGTTTCGCTCGGTGCGCCGCGCGTCACTCATGACCTGCGCACCTCCGTTCCGATCACTGTAGCGAGCCGGCGGCACGACATCGGGCGGTTCGACGCCCCACTCACCGAAACCGTGCCGCTCCGCGTTCCCCGGATCGCCGCCCGTGCCGTGACCGCCGCCGCTGGTACGCGGAACCTCGCACCAGACGGTCTTGCTCGACGGTCCCACCTCTTCTCCCCACGCACGAGCGAGTTCAGCTATCACGCGCAACCCGCGACCTGTGGTGGCGACGTCGGAGAAATTTCGCCGAACCGCCCGGATCCACGGCGCCTCGTCGATCACCTCGACCCGTACGGACGTTTCTCCTATCCAAAGCCGCACGACGAAAGCGGTGCCGGCATGCAAGATCGCATTGGTAGCCAGCTCACTTACGATCTGAGTGACAACCCACTCGTCAGCTGAAGCACCCGCCTCATTCAGCGCGGAGCGCGCGAAGCGCCGAGCGGCCGCGACGCTGCGCGGATCCGGTTCGAACCGTGATTCGGGCACGGACGGATTTTAGGCCGATTCACCAGCGACGAGAACACCAGGGCCGGGAGCCTCCGGGTGCGTCGCGCCGCGATAGGAGATCACACGCCCAGTCCGGTCGCGCCATCCGACGGTTGAGCACCGCTTTCTGCAGGGTGATATGGGCTGCCTTCTGCCGCGGGGTATACGACGAGGTCGGTCGCTTTGACGGCAAACCATGCGTCATCACCGACCCGTAACCGGAGCAGGGCGAGTGATTCGGCGGTAATATCTGCGATCATATTCGCCGGACGTGACACGCCAAGGCGGACGACGTGACCGTACTCCTCCACACTCGTCACGCGGGCTTTCCAACAGTTGCGCGGACTGCCGTCCGGCCGCTCGCGGTACACGGCGACAGCGCTTGGCCGCACGGCGACGAAGACATCACCGACAGGCGCGTCGACCACCTGCCATTCCATTCCGGTTCCGAGTCGAATCACCCGTCCGTCACACACCCCCCGGTGCAGATTGATCCCACAGAGCCGTGCCACGTACTCCGTGCGCGGATGGGATGCAACCGCCGCCGGGGCGCCGCGTTGCACCACCCTGCCGGATTCCATCACGACAAGGTGATCCGCCAGGACGAACGCATCCATCGGGTCGTGGGTCACCACAATGACACCGCCGGGAAATGTCGTGAGCATCTCCCGCAGCTCGGCCCGCACGCTCATTCGCGTCCCAATGTCGAGGGCGGCAAGCGGCTCGTCCAGCAGAAGGACGGTTGGATCGACGGCGAGCGCCCGGGCGAGTGCGACGCGCTGGGCTTGACCTCCCGAGATCTCGGTCGGACGCCGATGCGCGAGCGCCCCGACGCCGAAGCGATCCAGCAGCTGCTGTGCCCGGCGTCGCGCGGCGGCTTTTCTGACTCCGTGAGCCCGCAGACCAAAGGCAACGTTATCCAATACCGTCATCCGGGGAAAGAGAACGTAATCCTGCGGAACGTAGCCGACCTGTCGCTCCCGCGGGCTGAGCCTGATCCGGTCCGCATCGTCTACGATGCGGCCGCCGATCGCGATGAATCCAGCGGTCAACCGCTCCAGACCGGCAATCGCTCGCAGCAATGTGCTCTTGCCGGCGCCGCTGGGACCGAGGACGGCGAGAATTTCACCCGGTGCAACGGACAGGGCCGCATCCAGCCTGAAAGTGTCGCGTCGCACGACGGCGTGGACGTCCAGCCCCGGGTGTCGTGGCGTCGTGTCCGTTGGTTCCGGCATGCTCACGGCACGTTTCGTCTCACAGAGCGGCGATCCATCGACGCCACAACGCCAGCAGTACGCCGGTGGACGCCAGCAACAACACCAGGCTCAATCCGATTGCCGATTGCGGATCGTGCTGAAATTGCAAATAGATTTCCAGCGGCATGGTGCGCGTGGTCCCTGGGAAGCTGCCCGCAAACGTAATCGTTGCTCCAAACTCACCGATCGCCCGCGCCCAGCAGAGCAATGAACCTGCGAAAACGGCGGGCAACACGATCGGCAGAACCACGCGCCGGAAGATGAACAGCGGCCCGGCGCCCAGCGTGGATGCAACATCGGCGTACTTCGTGTCCACCGCACGCAGAGCACCTTCAACCGACAGCACAAGGAACGGCATCGCGACAAAAGTCTCGGCGACGACGACGCCGGCGGTGGTGAACGGCAGCGAGATCCCCGCGGCGTGCCAGAGCCAGCTCCCGACCAGACCGCGGCGCCCGTACGCCAACAGGAGAGTGAGCCCTCCTGCAACCGGCGGCAGCACGAGCGGCAAGGCGATGACCGCCCGCGCGGCGTTCCGAATGGACGTCGGGAGCCGGCACATCGTCCAGGCAAGCGGAAGCCCGACCAGCAGCGAGAGGAAAGTCGCGATCGTCGCCGTCTCCAGGGACAAGCGCAACGCTGTCAATGCCTCCGGTTTGCCCAATTCGGCTACCAGATTGCGCCACGGCGCCCGGACCGCAAGGCTGACGAGCGGAACGCACAAGAAGAGGAAGCCGGCGAGGGCGAAGACGGCGACGAGCCCTGTCTGGAGCGCGTACCTACGGGACGTCGAAGCCGGCATCGGCAAACACCTGCTCGTTGTTACGGACGAAAGCAACGAACGCGGCCGCCAACGCGGAATTCCTGCTGCCGGTGACGACCGCGAGGACGTACGTGTTCACCGCAGAGCCAGCCTGCGCGATCGGCACACCGTCGACCTTCCCACCGGCCCGGCGCACGTCCGTCCGGTATACCAGGCCGGCGTCGACCTCGCCGAGCTCCACTTTGGCAAGCACGGAACTGACGTCGTCTTCGAGGGTCACCGGATGGACCGTGACGCCGGCTGTTTGCAGCAGCTTCGCGGCGGCCGAGCCGCACGGCACCGTAGGCGCGCACAGCGCCAGCCGTATCGCCGAACTTGCGAGGTCTGCCAACGAGCGGATATGACGGGGATTCCCCGGGGCGACTGCGATTTCCAGTTCATTACGTGCGAAAGTCACCGGGTTGCTTGCCTTGTTGTGCGCGACGACCTGCTGCATGATCTGCTCATTGGCGGATGCGAAGACGTCGGCGGGCGCACCTTGTAAAATCTGCTCGGCCAGCGTGTCTGACCCGCCGAAATTCGTCACCACCCGAACCCCCGGGTGGGCTGCTTCGAAACCTCCGGCGAGCTGGGTGAAGACATCCTGCAGTGACGCCGCAGCGAAGACCACGATCCGGCCGCCGCCGGAGGCCGTTGATGACGCTTTCGATCCGTGCCCACTCGCGCACGCCGCCGCGAACACGGCAACAACGGGAATAAGGAGCACGGCTCGGCAGCGCCGCAAGCCGGATCGGACGCCGCCCGGAT
Encoded proteins:
- a CDS encoding sigma-70 family RNA polymerase sigma factor translates to MATTKTPREQPGAHVSHNDTIDQLVKDHLPLVGYLVAETASKLPGHVNRDDLTSAGMMALAQAARTYDPSRGVPFARFATVRIRGAIIDELRSHDWASRSVRVKARQRAAAEEELAAVLGRLPTQAELAEHLGVSVDELASTEGDVHRAVVLSLQGFADAGTLEGMLPHQDPGPEDVLLNRERVNYLLDAVAALPPRLRTVVEGYFFQERPMAELAEELGVTESRISQMRAEALSLLRDGMTAMLAPEQLPEEPRPDGCVARRKAAYYAAIAASSDFRTRISARHVRVDLTERRASA
- a CDS encoding mannosyltransferase family protein, whose product is MAHGLMRRYSLGAARRERVPGVWRDAVSYVVRVFIAVRVGLFLLAIPAAAVIPPNQPADVPDWATPPVTHGLGIMFTAWERWDALWYLRIAAHGYAVEDHSAAFFPGYPAAIRAVAFLTGGHILLAAYVVSNLAYLAALAVIYRWTQDEFDVDLAKRTVVLLAIFPSAFFFFAPYSESLFLLAVAVALYAARRSRWLVASVAAGFGTAVRSMGVVLALAVVFECLRQCVSARPAGRDAIRGIMRCLGVAAVSVSGVIAYLAWWWQRAGQPLLPFRSEGGWDRNAQWPWITLWDGVRDGIQWVGIYPGGYHFLDLLVVAVAVASAVWVIRRTALTYGIYTGASLIAPLCMEFPGRPFMSMMRFVLVIAPIFWGIAEFSRRIRSWTPIVAVSATGLGMFSLLFINWYWIY
- a CDS encoding PilZ domain-containing protein, with the protein product MLVPPLVTGGPVTVRLVHRDGREFATRVESVSPRVVVVAAPPGANAALIASGTREIDLSWLSPRGRYEQRCELEHSAGTSRQWRLRPLRPAVLVQRRRYIRVRAAVPVVIEVSGESLPATTVDVSEGGFRVRIPPRDIAELERATVHATIAGQPVELPGYFLRRTLRGPTDAEAVIVFETLGVHAETLRRWILQLQLRSRAARSS
- a CDS encoding ATP-binding protein, whose amino-acid sequence is MPESRFEPDPRSVAAARRFARSALNEAGASADEWVVTQIVSELATNAILHAGTAFVVRLWIGETSVRVEVIDEAPWIRAVRRNFSDVATTGRGLRVIAELARAWGEEVGPSSKTVWCEVPRTSGGGHGTGGDPGNAERHGFGEWGVEPPDVVPPARYSDRNGGAQVMSDARRTERNRVVRAA
- a CDS encoding ABC transporter ATP-binding protein, with the protein product MPEPTDTTPRHPGLDVHAVVRRDTFRLDAALSVAPGEILAVLGPSGAGKSTLLRAIAGLERLTAGFIAIGGRIVDDADRIRLSPRERQVGYVPQDYVLFPRMTVLDNVAFGLRAHGVRKAAARRRAQQLLDRFGVGALAHRRPTEISGGQAQRVALARALAVDPTVLLLDEPLAALDIGTRMSVRAELREMLTTFPGGVIVVTHDPMDAFVLADHLVVMESGRVVQRGAPAAVASHPRTEYVARLCGINLHRGVCDGRVIRLGTGMEWQVVDAPVGDVFVAVRPSAVAVYRERPDGSPRNCWKARVTSVEEYGHVVRLGVSRPANMIADITAESLALLRLRVGDDAWFAVKATDLVVYPAAEGSPYHPAESGAQPSDGATGLGV
- a CDS encoding ABC transporter permease, encoding MPASTSRRYALQTGLVAVFALAGFLFLCVPLVSLAVRAPWRNLVAELGKPEALTALRLSLETATIATFLSLLVGLPLAWTMCRLPTSIRNAARAVIALPLVLPPVAGGLTLLLAYGRRGLVGSWLWHAAGISLPFTTAGVVVAETFVAMPFLVLSVEGALRAVDTKYADVASTLGAGPLFIFRRVVLPIVLPAVFAGSLLCWARAIGEFGATITFAGSFPGTTRTMPLEIYLQFQHDPQSAIGLSLVLLLASTGVLLALWRRWIAAL
- the modA gene encoding molybdate ABC transporter substrate-binding protein; the encoded protein is MLLIPVVAVFAAACASGHGSKASSTASGGGRIVVFAAASLQDVFTQLAGGFEAAHPGVRVVTNFGGSDTLAEQILQGAPADVFASANEQIMQQVVAHNKASNPVTFARNELEIAVAPGNPRHIRSLADLASSAIRLALCAPTVPCGSAAAKLLQTAGVTVHPVTLEDDVSSVLAKVELGEVDAGLVYRTDVRRAGGKVDGVPIAQAGSAVNTYVLAVVTGSRNSALAAAFVAFVRNNEQVFADAGFDVP